The Sulfurimonas lithotrophica genome includes a region encoding these proteins:
- the glnA gene encoding type I glutamate--ammonia ligase, which yields MGKFVNSIDEFFTYCEDNDVQFVDFRFTDIKGAWHHLTYRMGAVSAEQLEAGLPFDGSSVDAWQPINKSDMLLKPDVPTAFLDPFTADPTIIIFCDVYDIYKNQAYEKCPRSIAKKALQHADELGIADAAYFGPENEFFIFDDVKFVDNINEAGYKVDTEEGEWNSNTHYEDMYNTAHRPGTKGGYFPVAPTDSMVDMRAEMMQVLEQVGLEVVLGHHEVAQGQGEIGIVFSDIIGAADNVQKYKYVVKMIAHLNGKTATFMPKPLYGDNGNGMHVHQSLWKDGKNLFYKEGEYANLSETALHYIGGIFKHARAVAAFTNPSTNSYKRLIPGFEAPSILTYSSQNRSASCRIPYGAGEKATRVEMRFPDSTACPYLAFACMMMAGLDGIKNKDIPIGPMDEDLFELTLDEIREKKIPQMPHTLRGSLEALIRDNDFLKPVFTDLFIQTYQHYQFERQVWPDEGRPTAYEFKTTYQC from the coding sequence ATGGGAAAATTTGTTAATAGTATAGATGAGTTCTTTACATATTGTGAAGATAATGACGTACAATTCGTTGATTTTAGATTTACGGATATAAAGGGTGCATGGCATCATTTAACTTATAGAATGGGTGCAGTATCAGCCGAACAACTTGAAGCCGGTCTTCCTTTTGACGGTTCTTCCGTAGATGCATGGCAGCCTATCAATAAATCGGATATGTTGCTAAAACCTGATGTTCCGACTGCTTTTTTGGATCCTTTTACAGCTGATCCTACTATAATCATTTTTTGTGATGTGTATGATATCTATAAAAATCAAGCATATGAAAAGTGTCCACGTTCAATCGCTAAAAAAGCTTTACAACATGCCGATGAATTAGGTATTGCGGATGCTGCATACTTTGGACCTGAAAACGAGTTCTTTATTTTTGACGATGTTAAATTTGTTGATAATATCAATGAAGCCGGTTACAAAGTTGATACTGAAGAGGGTGAGTGGAATTCTAATACTCACTACGAAGATATGTACAACACGGCACATCGTCCAGGTACTAAAGGCGGTTACTTCCCTGTAGCTCCAACCGACTCTATGGTTGATATGCGTGCAGAGATGATGCAAGTACTAGAACAAGTTGGACTTGAAGTTGTACTTGGTCACCACGAAGTTGCGCAAGGTCAAGGTGAAATCGGTATCGTATTCTCTGACATCATCGGTGCAGCCGACAACGTTCAAAAATATAAATATGTCGTAAAAATGATAGCACACCTAAACGGTAAAACTGCTACATTTATGCCAAAACCTCTTTACGGTGACAACGGTAACGGTATGCACGTACACCAATCGTTATGGAAAGACGGCAAAAACCTTTTTTACAAAGAGGGCGAATATGCTAACTTAAGCGAAACTGCTCTACATTACATCGGCGGTATCTTTAAACACGCTCGTGCAGTTGCTGCATTTACAAATCCTTCTACTAACTCGTACAAACGTTTAATTCCGGGTTTTGAAGCTCCAAGTATTTTAACTTACTCAAGCCAAAATCGTTCGGCATCTTGTCGTATCCCATATGGTGCGGGTGAGAAAGCTACACGTGTTGAGATGAGATTCCCTGATTCAACTGCATGTCCATACTTAGCGTTTGCTTGTATGATGATGGCTGGGCTTGATGGTATCAAAAACAAAGATATCCCAATAGGACCAATGGATGAAGATCTGTTTGAATTAACTCTTGATGAGATTCGCGAGAAAAAAATACCGCAGATGCCACATACTTTACGTGGTTCTCTTGAAGCACTTATCCGTGATAACGACTTCTTAAAACCTGTGTTTACAGATCTGTTTATCCAAACATATCAACACTATCAATTTGAGCGTCAAGTATGGCCGGATGAAGGTCGTCCGACTGCTTACGAGTTCAAAACAACTTACCAGTGCTAA
- the leuA gene encoding 2-isopropylmalate synthase codes for MRHITKGKYRPYPQIDLPNRTWPDNTIQKAPRWCSVDLRDGNQALINPMNMEKKLELYALLLKLGFKEIEVGFPSASKVEFDFLRRLVDDNLIPDDVTIQVLVQAREHLIAKTFEALKGVKKATVHLYNSTSVAQRKIVFKKEKEEIINLALEGVDLVKKYEQQHEGEIFLEYSPESFTGTELEFAAQICNAVTERWGICSERKVIINLPATVEMSTPNVYADQIEWMGRHLNNRENVVISTHTHNDRGTSIAATELALLAGADRVEGTLLSNGERTGNVDIITLALNMTTQGLDSNLDLSDVNEILDVVERSTEMPTHPRHPYVGELVYTAFSGSHQDAINKGMAHQEIRADAFWEVPYLPIDPRDVGRTYEDIIRINSQSGKGGVAYILEKNFGYQLPKAMHPEIGKLVQILSDKEGRELDAKEIFEVLQDNYFRNKEHISFVDSSINSKSSTSTCELTYKMNGKEIISVGEGNGPIDAAKNALMKEYPNEFKIKSYSEHSCGDKSTAKAIAYIEIQSENTLSCFGMGADNDITTASIKALFCAINRAFN; via the coding sequence ATGAGACATATTACAAAGGGCAAGTACCGCCCGTATCCACAAATAGATTTGCCAAATCGTACTTGGCCGGACAATACTATACAAAAAGCTCCTCGTTGGTGTAGTGTAGATTTACGTGATGGTAATCAGGCACTTATTAATCCAATGAACATGGAGAAAAAACTTGAATTATATGCACTCTTACTAAAACTTGGATTTAAAGAGATAGAAGTTGGTTTTCCTTCGGCTAGTAAAGTTGAATTTGACTTTTTAAGACGTTTGGTTGATGATAATCTTATACCGGATGATGTAACTATTCAAGTTCTTGTTCAAGCTCGCGAGCACTTAATAGCAAAAACTTTTGAAGCACTAAAAGGCGTTAAAAAGGCTACCGTGCATCTATACAATTCAACATCCGTTGCACAAAGAAAAATCGTCTTTAAAAAAGAAAAAGAAGAAATTATAAACTTAGCTTTAGAAGGTGTAGATTTAGTAAAAAAATATGAACAACAACATGAGGGTGAAATATTTTTAGAGTACTCACCTGAGAGTTTTACGGGAACCGAGTTAGAGTTTGCAGCCCAGATTTGTAATGCGGTAACTGAAAGATGGGGCATCTGTAGTGAGAGAAAAGTTATAATAAATCTTCCTGCTACGGTTGAAATGTCAACGCCGAATGTGTATGCAGACCAGATTGAATGGATGGGCAGACACTTAAATAATAGAGAAAATGTTGTTATTTCTACTCATACCCACAACGATAGAGGGACTTCGATTGCTGCAACAGAACTTGCTTTGTTGGCAGGTGCGGACAGAGTTGAAGGTACACTTTTAAGTAACGGTGAGCGTACGGGTAATGTAGATATCATAACACTTGCACTTAACATGACGACACAAGGCTTAGACAGTAACCTTGACTTAAGCGATGTAAATGAAATTTTAGATGTAGTTGAACGCTCTACCGAGATGCCGACGCATCCACGTCATCCATATGTAGGTGAACTTGTATATACTGCTTTTTCAGGCTCGCACCAAGATGCCATAAATAAAGGTATGGCTCATCAAGAAATACGTGCGGATGCTTTTTGGGAAGTTCCGTATCTTCCAATCGATCCAAGAGACGTAGGACGTACATATGAAGATATCATACGTATAAACTCGCAGTCCGGTAAAGGGGGAGTTGCATATATTTTAGAGAAAAACTTCGGTTATCAGCTTCCAAAAGCTATGCATCCGGAAATTGGAAAGTTAGTTCAGATTCTTAGTGACAAAGAGGGGCGTGAGTTAGATGCTAAAGAGATTTTTGAAGTGTTGCAGGACAATTACTTTAGAAATAAAGAACATATCTCTTTTGTTGATTCTTCCATAAACTCTAAAAGTTCTACATCTACTTGTGAACTTACTTACAAAATGAACGGAAAAGAAATCATATCTGTAGGTGAAGGCAACGGACCTATAGATGCAGCAAAAAATGCACTTATGAAAGAGTATCCTAACGAGTTTAAGATTAAATCTTACTCTGAACATTCTTGCGGTGATAAAAGTACGGCAAAAGCTATTGCATATATAGAAATTCAAAGTGAGAATACACTTTCTTGTTTTGGAATGGGTGCGGATAACGATATAACTACAGCATCTATAAAGGCACTATTTTGTGCTATAAATAGGGCATTTAATTAA
- a CDS encoding esterase/lipase family protein — protein MPFFFTSCALLDIKKNIQKQSNIAKINIRIESKTNSNIFIVLTKKKAKTYDVKNYTVVKKQSEVTFYVEPDEYKIFAFEDTNNDKKYSKDEYISISDNLFIYAKDKLNLVLKLRPLRKNENFNKDMFSINLDNSSAYLGDIVSLNSPVFSNENVSKGFWKPIEFVQDVEFGIFLLEKYNPNKKPVLFIHGVFGSPKHFSYLIEHLDHSKYQPFIAYYPSGFSASIISNILTNNTTLLQSKLGFEKISIIAHSLGGIIARDMLNRLNENNFNLVDKFISISAPYNGNIAAGFGVKNSPLVIPVWKDLDPNSEFLNKLYRKSLPKDTEAYLLFGIKGVNSTDGSVSIASQLRYKAQDEAKQIRGFDETHKSILESEKVSNMINKYLAN, from the coding sequence TTGCCGTTTTTTTTTACGTCTTGTGCACTTTTGGATATAAAAAAAAATATACAAAAACAATCAAATATTGCTAAAATAAATATACGGATAGAATCAAAAACAAATTCAAATATTTTTATAGTTTTAACAAAAAAAAAGGCTAAAACTTATGATGTTAAAAACTACACTGTAGTAAAAAAACAAAGTGAAGTTACTTTTTATGTTGAACCCGATGAATATAAAATATTTGCTTTTGAAGATACAAATAATGATAAAAAATACTCTAAAGACGAATATATAAGCATAAGCGATAACCTCTTTATATATGCAAAAGATAAGTTAAATCTAGTTTTAAAACTAAGACCGCTTAGAAAGAACGAAAATTTTAATAAAGATATGTTCAGCATTAATCTTGATAATTCTTCGGCTTATCTTGGTGATATAGTTTCACTTAACAGCCCTGTTTTTTCAAATGAAAATGTTTCAAAAGGTTTTTGGAAACCGATTGAATTCGTACAAGATGTAGAGTTTGGTATTTTTTTGTTGGAGAAATATAATCCAAATAAAAAACCTGTACTATTTATACATGGAGTATTTGGAAGTCCAAAACATTTTTCTTACCTGATAGAACATTTGGACCATTCAAAATATCAACCTTTTATAGCATACTATCCGAGTGGATTCTCGGCAAGTATAATTTCAAATATTTTAACAAATAACACAACCTTGTTGCAATCTAAATTAGGGTTTGAAAAGATATCTATAATAGCTCATTCTTTAGGTGGAATAATTGCAAGAGATATGCTCAATAGGTTAAATGAAAATAATTTTAATTTAGTGGATAAATTTATATCTATATCTGCACCCTATAACGGAAATATAGCTGCCGGATTCGGAGTTAAAAACTCGCCTCTTGTTATACCCGTTTGGAAGGATTTAGACCCAAATAGTGAGTTTTTAAATAAGCTATATCGAAAATCTTTGCCTAAAGATACTGAAGCTTACTTGTTGTTTGGAATTAAAGGGGTTAACTCAACCGACGGAAGTGTGTCTATAGCTTCACAACTTAGATATAAAGCACAAGATGAAGCAAAACAGATTAGAGGATTTGACGAAACTCACAAATCGATATTAGAGAGTGAAAAAGTCTCTAATATGATAAATAAATACTTAGCTAACTAA
- a CDS encoding ATP-binding protein, whose translation MIKLKLELNYIVKNGLINIMKKEHNTKYLTLLTNRNIYIPALILIAIFSGLSYLNQHQIISTIEKDNEIINITGRQRMLSQKIILLCREYIENPTLSNKDKLEKDIYLMKESHEYLLKNLDTDDLKKLYYKEKLNENVTNFIKKIESINTFRNIDLLVSARKDSQSLLVELDRAVQEYKSYSNEKINNLSDSIKKIFFITLLILLLEGFFIFYPASKRIKQTTDQLYDINDKLEEKVNSKTKELQKYLDIINQHILISTTDLEGVITYANEAFCTTSGYSTAELIGEPHNIIRHPDMSKSFFKEMWDTIQAGKTWRGKIKNLKKDGTYYWVDAVIQPHYDENYKLDSYDAIRIDITDKIELEELTAKQEAIIEEKTKIANVERDKAKEYAKAKGEFLANMSHEIRTPLNAILGFIDILKDEIHGEKALGYVNIIDSSSKSLVQIINDILDFSKIENGKLNMDMIYFDPFEEFKMVIDLFSGKCSKHNIALNIDIQSDMPKSIKSDPLRVRQVISNLLSNSIKFTDSGKNIFVNIAFFEGILKISVKDEGKGISPNKLGHIFEAFHQEDSSTTRKYGGTGLGLAISHELVRLLGGELKVKSELGVGSEFYFEIPVEVGNTIIENEAKKYENNLFNNEKILVVEDNEANRMFMDIALKKMNLNFDFAKDGFEAIKLYKENKYHAIFMDENMPNMGGIEATRNILKYEKDNNLVHTPVIALTANALKGDKERFLEAGMDDYLTKPIDKNKLAKTLRKFF comes from the coding sequence ATGATAAAATTAAAATTAGAATTAAATTACATAGTTAAAAATGGATTAATAAATATTATGAAAAAAGAACATAATACTAAATATTTAACATTATTAACAAATAGAAATATATATATACCTGCACTTATTTTAATAGCTATCTTTAGCGGGCTTTCATATTTAAACCAACACCAAATAATTTCAACCATAGAAAAAGATAATGAAATAATAAATATTACCGGCAGACAAAGAATGCTTTCTCAAAAAATAATTTTACTATGTCGGGAATATATAGAAAATCCAACCCTCTCTAACAAAGATAAACTTGAAAAAGATATATATTTAATGAAAGAATCTCACGAGTATTTATTAAAAAATTTAGATACGGATGATTTAAAAAAGCTGTATTATAAAGAAAAACTCAATGAAAATGTTACAAATTTTATAAAAAAAATAGAGAGTATAAATACTTTTAGAAATATAGATTTGCTAGTATCGGCCAGAAAAGATTCTCAAAGTCTGCTTGTAGAGTTGGATAGAGCAGTGCAAGAATATAAAAGTTATAGTAATGAGAAAATAAACAATTTATCAGACAGTATAAAAAAAATATTTTTTATAACTTTACTAATTTTGTTGCTTGAAGGATTTTTTATATTTTATCCTGCAAGCAAAAGAATTAAACAGACTACGGATCAATTGTACGATATAAATGATAAGCTTGAAGAAAAAGTAAATAGTAAAACTAAAGAGTTGCAAAAATATCTGGATATTATAAACCAACATATTTTGATTTCAACGACTGATTTAGAGGGTGTTATAACATATGCGAATGAAGCATTTTGCACAACAAGCGGCTATTCTACAGCTGAACTTATTGGAGAGCCACATAATATTATACGCCATCCCGATATGTCAAAGAGTTTTTTCAAAGAGATGTGGGATACTATACAAGCCGGAAAAACTTGGCGTGGAAAAATAAAAAATTTAAAAAAAGACGGTACTTACTATTGGGTGGATGCAGTTATACAACCGCATTACGACGAAAACTACAAACTTGATTCATATGATGCCATCAGAATTGATATTACGGATAAAATAGAACTGGAAGAACTAACCGCAAAACAAGAAGCTATCATTGAAGAAAAAACCAAAATTGCCAATGTGGAGAGAGATAAAGCTAAAGAGTATGCTAAAGCAAAAGGCGAGTTCTTGGCTAATATGTCACATGAGATAAGAACGCCTTTAAATGCAATACTTGGATTTATAGATATATTAAAAGATGAGATTCATGGCGAAAAAGCACTAGGGTACGTAAATATCATAGACAGTTCTAGTAAATCGCTTGTGCAGATTATAAATGACATTCTTGATTTTAGCAAAATAGAAAATGGTAAATTAAACATGGATATGATTTACTTCGATCCTTTTGAAGAGTTTAAAATGGTGATTGATTTGTTTTCGGGAAAATGTTCCAAACATAATATTGCACTTAATATAGATATTCAAAGCGATATGCCAAAATCAATAAAGTCGGATCCTCTTAGAGTTAGACAGGTTATATCTAATCTTTTAAGTAATTCCATAAAATTCACCGACAGCGGTAAAAATATATTTGTTAATATAGCTTTTTTTGAAGGTATATTAAAAATCTCCGTTAAAGACGAAGGGAAGGGGATATCTCCAAATAAATTAGGACACATATTTGAAGCGTTTCATCAAGAAGATAGTTCAACTACAAGAAAGTATGGAGGAACAGGTCTTGGGCTTGCTATCAGCCATGAGTTGGTTAGACTGCTCGGTGGAGAACTAAAAGTAAAAAGTGAGCTTGGAGTCGGAAGTGAGTTTTATTTTGAGATTCCGGTAGAGGTTGGAAATACGATAATAGAGAATGAAGCTAAAAAATACGAGAATAATCTTTTTAATAATGAAAAAATATTGGTAGTTGAAGATAATGAAGCCAATAGAATGTTTATGGATATTGCCCTTAAAAAAATGAACTTAAATTTTGATTTTGCAAAAGACGGGTTTGAAGCTATAAAACTATATAAAGAAAATAAATACCATGCAATATTTATGGACGAAAATATGCCAAATATGGGTGGTATAGAGGCCACGAGAAACATATTGAAATATGAAAAGGACAATAACCTTGTCCATACCCCTGTTATTGCATTAACTGCTAATGCTTTAAAAGGCGATAAAGAGCGTTTTTTAGAAGCCGGAATGGATGATTATCTGACAAAGCCAATAGATAAAAACAAACTTGCCAAAACATTGAGAAAATTTTTTTAG
- a CDS encoding DUF3187 domain-containing protein: MLRFLLLLFSLKLILFAYSDYDLDGVDDANDRCPNTPFSELVDAYGCTKSSLKSYHNFDIIYGIGYIKTDYSGETTDTTIHNLQFDYYYKNFSLELSTSYYDSQSISYNDNGNNDSFIGAYYQFMPVNNLKIKTGFGIIIPTYDSELNNNNTDYTGTVSLSYALDKVNLFAGYNYTKINDDDLNTNIIVNYQDTNSYSFGIGFYPSQKLYLSTSYFSSDSVYVDVEKIDTVSVYAFYSISSKYFTTLNYAYGLSDSASDTYLSARIGYNF, from the coding sequence ATGCTCAGATTTTTATTACTACTCTTTAGCTTAAAACTAATACTTTTTGCTTATAGCGACTATGATTTAGACGGTGTCGATGATGCCAATGACAGATGTCCAAATACACCCTTTAGTGAACTCGTAGATGCTTACGGATGTACAAAGTCGTCCTTAAAGTCTTATCATAACTTTGATATTATATACGGTATAGGTTATATAAAAACCGATTATAGCGGTGAAACTACGGATACTACAATTCATAACCTACAATTTGATTATTACTACAAAAACTTTTCCCTAGAACTAAGCACCTCTTATTATGATTCTCAAAGCATCTCTTATAATGATAACGGGAATAATGATTCTTTTATAGGTGCATATTATCAGTTTATGCCGGTAAATAATTTAAAAATTAAAACAGGTTTTGGAATTATCATTCCAACCTACGACTCGGAACTAAATAATAACAACACAGACTATACAGGCACGGTTAGTCTAAGTTATGCACTGGATAAGGTAAATTTGTTTGCAGGCTATAACTATACAAAAATAAATGACGATGATTTAAATACGAATATAATCGTTAACTACCAAGATACAAATTCTTATAGTTTCGGTATAGGTTTTTACCCCTCTCAGAAACTTTATCTTAGCACATCATACTTTAGCAGTGACAGTGTTTACGTAGATGTTGAAAAAATCGACACAGTATCCGTTTATGCATTTTATTCAATAAGCTCAAAATACTTTACAACTCTGAATTATGCCTACGGATTAAGCGATAGTGCAAGCGATACTTACCTATCTGCAAGAATTGGCTATAACTTTTAA
- a CDS encoding glycosyltransferase family 2 protein: MKNCVVIPVYNSPYIDEVIKDALKYDYKIIVVDDGSDKKVSVPDDVILITHKQNMGKGEAILSGAKKAKELGYNFFVTMDADKQHLASEIHKLIAAYKTDSIVIGNRDFQHENVPDSSKFGRKFSNFWVKLETFKTLGDTQSGFRIYPTNILDLNIKNKRFDFEIEVLALHSYRNGNIIDVETDCYYPPSDERVTHFDKVKDNIRLSLIHTKLVIQRYLLLRGILWR; encoded by the coding sequence ATGAAAAATTGCGTTGTTATCCCTGTTTATAATTCTCCGTATATTGATGAAGTTATTAAAGATGCATTAAAATACGACTACAAAATAATAGTCGTAGATGACGGTTCAGATAAAAAAGTTAGTGTACCGGATGATGTAATATTAATAACTCATAAACAAAATATGGGTAAGGGAGAAGCTATTTTAAGCGGTGCAAAAAAAGCAAAAGAACTCGGATATAATTTTTTTGTTACTATGGATGCCGACAAACAGCATCTTGCGTCTGAAATCCATAAACTTATAGCTGCATACAAAACAGACTCTATAGTTATAGGAAACCGTGACTTTCAACATGAAAATGTACCGGATAGTTCAAAATTCGGTAGAAAATTTAGTAATTTTTGGGTTAAGCTAGAAACATTTAAAACACTTGGTGATACACAAAGCGGTTTTCGTATATATCCTACGAATATATTGGACTTAAATATAAAAAATAAAAGATTTGATTTTGAAATAGAAGTTTTAGCACTACATTCATATAGAAACGGAAATATAATTGATGTAGAAACAGATTGTTATTATCCTCCAAGCGATGAAAGAGTTACACACTTTGATAAAGTTAAAGATAACATTAGATTGTCATTGATTCATACTAAACTTGTTATTCAAAGATATTTACTGCTAAGAGGGATTTTATGGAGATAG
- a CDS encoding response regulator transcription factor: MNKKILLLEDDSLLADTLKELLQSETYNVTLVKTGNEAIDKTYDEKFDLYVFDINVPDISGLEILESLRDANDKTPTIFISALVDINSISKAFKVGAEDYIKKPFFPEELLIRIDAKLLPKQTNIVYKNIEFNPSEKILKIDGHIKSIGEVQERLLEMFLTNQNQILDKDILLECLDKPSPTALRVAITKLKQTTGLNIINVRGIGYSLE, translated from the coding sequence ATGAATAAAAAAATACTCCTATTAGAAGACGATTCACTACTGGCAGATACATTAAAAGAGTTACTACAATCAGAAACTTACAATGTAACTTTAGTTAAAACGGGAAATGAAGCTATAGACAAAACTTACGATGAAAAGTTTGATTTGTACGTATTTGATATAAACGTCCCTGACATTAGCGGACTTGAAATTTTAGAATCCCTAAGAGATGCCAACGATAAAACTCCAACTATATTTATCAGTGCCTTAGTAGATATAAACTCTATTTCAAAAGCTTTTAAAGTAGGTGCCGAAGATTATATTAAAAAACCTTTTTTCCCTGAAGAATTGTTAATACGCATAGATGCAAAGTTACTACCGAAACAAACAAATATAGTTTATAAAAATATAGAGTTTAATCCAAGTGAAAAAATATTAAAAATAGACGGACATATAAAATCAATAGGTGAAGTTCAAGAAAGATTACTTGAAATGTTTTTGACAAATCAAAATCAGATTTTGGATAAGGATATTCTTTTGGAATGTTTGGATAAACCCTCACCTACGGCACTTAGAGTTGCAATAACTAAACTAAAGCAAACCACGGGATTAAATATAATAAATGTACGCGGTATAGGATACTCACTTGAATAA
- a CDS encoding class I SAM-dependent methyltransferase has protein sequence MFNDRKLSGPEALMEAQKIAFAPILFQCARLLRDYGIFELIYKNKRTGQSVEEIAKALNITTYAVQILCETGYSMGALDLKDEKYYITTVGYFLFTDEMTKVNMDFNHYVNYLGLYNLDESLKEQRPAGLHETFSKEETIYPILSQLPSDAKRSWFGFDHFYSDATFGKLIELMSQRGIKTLLDVGGNTGKFAIGLTSATTDTTVTILDHPGQINVALANAKEKGLEGRVLGEPMDLLDHTVAFPKGVDGVWMSQFLDCFGPNDIVNLLKRSRNALNDNGRVYIVEPFWDKSNPIGSFCLINTSPYFTALANGKSKMYRASEMEKFVIQAGLEVEEQISDLGFNSTLMICKKA, from the coding sequence ATGTTTAACGATAGAAAATTAAGTGGACCGGAAGCATTGATGGAAGCTCAGAAAATTGCTTTTGCTCCAATTTTATTTCAATGCGCAAGATTATTAAGAGATTACGGTATTTTTGAACTTATTTATAAAAACAAAAGAACAGGGCAGAGTGTTGAAGAGATTGCCAAAGCATTAAATATTACGACATATGCAGTTCAAATACTTTGCGAAACAGGTTATTCAATGGGTGCTCTTGATTTAAAAGATGAAAAATATTACATTACTACCGTAGGATACTTTTTATTTACGGATGAGATGACAAAAGTCAATATGGATTTTAACCATTATGTAAACTATTTAGGTTTATATAACTTGGATGAATCGTTGAAGGAGCAGCGTCCGGCAGGATTACACGAAACTTTTTCAAAAGAAGAGACTATATATCCTATTCTTTCTCAACTTCCAAGCGATGCTAAAAGAAGTTGGTTTGGATTTGACCATTTTTATTCGGATGCTACATTTGGCAAATTAATTGAATTAATGAGCCAAAGAGGCATAAAAACCCTTTTAGATGTCGGAGGAAATACAGGAAAATTTGCTATAGGATTAACAAGTGCCACTACTGATACTACTGTAACTATACTAGATCATCCAGGTCAGATAAATGTAGCACTGGCAAATGCTAAGGAAAAAGGTTTAGAAGGAAGAGTTTTGGGTGAGCCTATGGATCTTTTAGATCATACGGTCGCTTTCCCTAAGGGTGTTGACGGTGTTTGGATGAGTCAGTTTTTAGATTGTTTTGGACCTAATGATATTGTTAATCTTCTAAAACGCTCGCGTAATGCTTTAAACGACAATGGGCGAGTGTATATAGTTGAGCCTTTTTGGGACAAGAGTAACCCGATAGGTTCATTTTGTCTTATAAATACTTCACCTTATTTTACAGCCTTAGCAAATGGAAAAAGCAAGATGTATAGAGCCAGTGAAATGGAAAAGTTTGTAATACAAGCGGGTTTAGAAGTTGAAGAACAAATAAGTGACTTGGGATTTAACTCAACTTTAATGATTTGTAAAAAAGCTTAA
- a CDS encoding sensor histidine kinase, which yields MNKVETESFLKSFFLFFTSLSILIGIVYYVSFSKSVQTLDESILSQMRLCSYDLKCEQFKLDFIDIKEEKKLSTLYKNENGLTSYYPIPNSENFLLSFNLSQEDYLKEVQILKEKLYLEIFAVLVVVFLLSVLFSIYSLYPLRNALLLTQEFIKDILHDFNTPLATLRLNSSMLKNEIGTNDKVQRIELGVKNILDLQEHLRSYLQNSSIQKEEFDLKELIQTRIDIIQINYPDIKFFEDIKNIKLFTNKEAFTRVIDNLLSNAAKYNKQNGSVKIVYEENSLKIIDTGKGIKNPKKIFNRFYKEQERGLGIGLHIVKKLCEELGINIQIESELNKGTVFMLNLSKLTTR from the coding sequence TTGAATAAAGTCGAAACGGAATCTTTTTTAAAAAGTTTTTTTCTTTTTTTTACCTCACTTAGCATACTGATTGGAATTGTATATTATGTTAGTTTTTCAAAAAGTGTACAGACTTTGGATGAGAGTATTTTATCTCAGATGAGATTGTGCAGTTACGATTTAAAGTGCGAGCAGTTTAAACTAGATTTTATAGATATTAAAGAAGAGAAAAAACTATCTACCCTATATAAAAATGAAAATGGGCTTACGAGTTATTACCCTATTCCAAATTCCGAAAACTTTTTACTCTCATTTAATCTCTCCCAAGAAGACTATTTAAAAGAGGTTCAAATTTTAAAAGAAAAACTTTATCTGGAAATATTTGCAGTTTTAGTAGTTGTTTTTCTTTTATCTGTTTTATTTTCTATATATTCACTCTACCCGCTTAGGAATGCCCTGCTTTTAACTCAGGAGTTTATTAAAGATATACTCCACGATTTTAACACGCCTCTTGCAACTCTAAGATTAAATTCTTCAATGTTAAAAAATGAAATCGGCACTAACGATAAAGTACAAAGGATAGAGCTCGGAGTTAAAAATATTCTTGATTTACAAGAGCATCTACGCTCATATTTGCAAAACAGTTCTATTCAAAAAGAGGAGTTTGATTTAAAAGAGCTTATTCAAACTAGAATAGACATTATACAAATAAACTATCCCGATATAAAATTTTTCGAAGATATTAAAAATATTAAATTGTTTACTAATAAAGAAGCATTTACCAGAGTTATAGACAATTTACTAAGTAATGCCGCAAAATATAACAAGCAAAACGGCTCGGTAAAAATAGTTTATGAAGAAAATAGTTTAAAGATTATAGATACCGGCAAAGGTATTAAAAACCCGAAAAAAATATTTAACAGGTTTTATAAAGAACAAGAAAGAGGCTTGGGAATCGGTCTGCATATAGTTAAAAAACTATGTGAAGAATTAGGTATAAATATACAAATAGAGAGTGAGTTAAATAAAGGTACTGTTTTTATGCTAAATTTATCTAAACTTACAACCCGCTAA